In Dermacentor variabilis isolate Ectoservices chromosome 11, ASM5094787v1, whole genome shotgun sequence, one genomic interval encodes:
- the LOC142563203 gene encoding N-acetyllactosaminide beta-1,3-N-acetylglucosaminyltransferase 3-like, with protein sequence MAQIRKAKISTAPHPVHGIVEQQERRTTLPTEQLSEDKAPQGCQHRIDSLDGPGPDQEWHSGGWAVRQLCSQPLDTLFFLHTAPKNCKRRAQLRATLFEEAARTAFNWTCIFFIGKHKDPLVNMWTKLEVGATGDVVMLPYNDTFFTIIHKFVGGMRWVTEYCPNVRTIVKIDDDVGVQPFQLRQYLDEELPKNNDSIHCYVLADSDVHRHPNSKYCVPEDDLVQDVYPVYCSGRSMIMTMETMRKLFRASKIVKGYAVDDAYTTLNPWSKEM encoded by the exons ATGGCCCAGATAAGGAAGGCGAAAATCTCAACGGCGCCGCATCCCGTCCATGGAATAGTCGAGCAACAGGAACGCCGTACGACACTACCTACTGAACAGCTTTCAGAAGACAAGGCACCGCAGGGCTGCCAGCACCGAATCGACTCTCTGGACGGACCAGGACCAGACCAGGAGTGGCACAGTGGTGGCTGGGCAGTCCGCCAGCTTTGCAGCCAACCCCTGGACACTCTGTTCTTCCTGCACACGGCGCCGAAGAACTGCAAACGCCGTGCTCAGCTGCGTGCCACTCTATTCGAAGAGGCCGCCCGGACCGCTTTCAACTGGACATGCATCTTCTTCATTGGGAAACACAAAGACCCCCTGGTGAACATGTGGACGAAGCTCGAGGTAGGGGCTACAGGGGACGTCGTGATGCTACCTTACAACGACACCTTCTTTACAATTATCCACAAGTTCGTCGGCGGCATGCGATGGGTGACCGAGTACTGTCCCAACGTGCGCACCATCGTCAAGATCGACGATGACGTCGGCGTACAGCCGTTCCAGCTTCGGCAATACCTGGACGAGGAGCTGCCAAAGAATAACGACTCTATACATTGCTACGTGTTAGCGGACAGTGATGTACACCGTCACCCCAACAGCAAGTACTGCGTCCCGGAAGACGACCTCGTCCAAGACGTCTACCCTGTGTACTGTTCTGGTAGGTCCATGATCATGACGATGGAAACAATGCGGAAGCTTTTCAGGGCATCGAAGATTGTCAAGGGTTACGCCGTTGACGACGCCTAC ACAACACTAAATCCATGGTCAAAGGAGATGTGA